TCGACTACTTCGGCTTCCGCTGCTACGACCCCGACCTCGGCCGCTTCCTCACCCGCGACCCCTCCGGCTACCCCGACGGCCCGAATAACTACCTGTATTGCATGAACAGCCCGGTCAATAAGATTGATCCTTTGGGGTTGGAAAGTTCATTGTGGGATGATATTAGGACAACATTTTCAAGTCTGGAGGGATATGCCAGTGTTGCTGCCGGCTTTTATCAAGGGGTGGGGCATGGAGCTAAAAATATTGCGGTGGGGGTGGGAGAAGCAGTTGTTCAAGCAGGGGCCAATGCAGTTGACACAGTGGGTGCCGCATATGAAATAGGTCAGCGATCTCAGGCCGAATTTATAGAGAGCATTACTGGCAAGCCGCAGCAAGTTCAGCGTGTGGAGGCCGTTGGTAACCTTGGGCAATCGGTGGAGCGAGGAACACTTAACACCGCGAAGTACTACTGGGATACTTCTGCCAATATAGCCACTGCTGGAATCTATGATCAGGTTATGACTGCCACAGATATGGCAAAAGGTGACATATCGGTGGAAGAAGGATCAAAGCGAGTTGGAGTAGGTGGTGTATTTCAAGCAGGAGGAGCAGCTTTAAGTTATTTGCGACGTGGGAAGCTTGGGAGTTCACAGGAAAATACTACACAAACAGCGGTAGAAACGACTAAAGCAAATAATAGACCCACGAAGCCAGGAAAAGATATTGTAGGTACTGAACACAGTGCGATGCGTCCAACTCAAGATTCTATACATCCGGACAGGGTTGTATATTATGAACAATTAATAGATCAAGGTGTCGAGTTAAAACCCATCCAGGTGACTACCAATTCTGATGGAGGAATATCCATTCTTGATGGTCATCATCGATATGTTGCATCTCAAAGAAAAGGAGTTCCTATCAGAACTTATGAGGAAAGTCCTAATGGACCTAGAGGAATGGATAATTGGAAAGACATTGTATATGAAAAATTTGAGATTGATGAGTAATGTCTTTCTTGATGATACTGAGTATTGAATTTATTGTTGTTGATTTTGATAAGGGTTTGAAGTATGGGAATTGAATCGCTAGTTTTATATTACCGGCCTGATGATGATAATGAAATAGAATATATATTAAAAGATAGTAATATAAAATTACAACAAAATAGCCAATATGATGGTCAATTTATTTTTACTGATAATAAATCCTACTGGATGGATATCATGGTTGAGATGAATACTCAACTGAAGTGTCGGATATTTTGTATTCGAATTGCTTTATGTAATCCTCCGACTGTCTTAAATAAATTATTAGAGTTATTTGTTTATTTAAAAAATATATATGGCGGATGTATTTATTTCTTTCCCAAAGGTAAAAAAACTCGAAAATTGACAAAAATAAATACATTAGAAGAGCAAGCTGAACTTATAGCATATTATGAAGTAAGAAAGCGAGAATTTCAAGAATATTTTGGTTGCTTTTCGGCTGCTATTAGTGCCGATAGTGTATTTTCATATATTCATAGTAAAAACGATAAAGAAAAAAATAAATAAATGTAGTTATAAAATTTCAGGAGGATCATTGAAAAGACGAAAAATGGCAATACGGTGAGTTACCTTTACGACGGTGATATGCCGACTCAGGAGCGTGACATCGAAATACGATGTCATGTTCCTGTCTTACTTTAGAATATTTCTGAAGTAAGATTCATACCAGCGGCTTCAGCACCTTCGCCAGCGGCCCGTTTTTCTTTGCAAGGCGACAGCGGCCGATCAGCTCGTTTGAAATCAATGTGGCGTGCAGGACCTCGTCGATATAAATCGAAGCGAGCACAGCTCCATTCAGCCGGAACCAT
This DNA window, taken from Victivallis lenta, encodes the following:
- a CDS encoding RHS repeat-associated core domain-containing protein, whose translation is DYFGFRCYDPDLGRFLTRDPSGYPDGPNNYLYCMNSPVNKIDPLGLESSLWDDIRTTFSSLEGYASVAAGFYQGVGHGAKNIAVGVGEAVVQAGANAVDTVGAAYEIGQRSQAEFIESITGKPQQVQRVEAVGNLGQSVERGTLNTAKYYWDTSANIATAGIYDQVMTATDMAKGDISVEEGSKRVGVGGVFQAGGAALSYLRRGKLGSSQENTTQTAVETTKANNRPTKPGKDIVGTEHSAMRPTQDSIHPDRVVYYEQLIDQGVELKPIQVTTNSDGGISILDGHHRYVASQRKGVPIRTYEESPNGPRGMDNWKDIVYEKFEIDE